CGGAGAACTCATCTGCAATCTTACGCCGTAACGTTCTACTTTCCCATAAAGAATCAAATTTACTCCCGGCTTGAAATAATTCCTAAGATAAGGTTGATTAAACCAAACACAATTTATCTTACCCGTCTCATCCCCTACCACTATCTCAGTTATACTAAAGCCTCTTCTCCTGAATGACCTGCGTTCTCCTCCCACGATAACCTGCGCTTTAATCGCTTGAACTTGGCCTTCCTGAAGTTTTGATATTTTAGAAAGGTTTGACCTGTCTTCATAACGATAAGGGAAATAATAAAGAAGGTCTTCAACAGTAAAGACCCCCTTAGAGGCGAATGCCGCTGCTCTTTTAGGGCCAATGCCTTTTAAATATCTAACAGGAGTATTTATTTTTTTTATCATAATGCTACAGAGAACCTAAAGAGTGACTTTTGGTTTCTCTGAACCTTGCTCAGAAGGAAGTGGAAAATCAGATTTTTCTTTTTTGGGGACAGCAGGCTTTGTTTTGCCGGGCAGAACTTCAATTTCAAATGATTCTGTTGAATAAGTCTTACCGTGAACAACTATACTTGAAGGGAGTATTTTAATTTTTCCAGTAGCAGTGGGGACCAGGATAACTGTAATCGCTATAAAGGTGTGGACTTCTTTCGCATAAGACATGGTAGTTGATTGCGCGGAAGAAACAATTTCAAATCCTTCTAATTTAGGCAGAGTAAGCGGCGGGA
This sequence is a window from Candidatus Omnitrophota bacterium. Protein-coding genes within it:
- a CDS encoding BatD family protein, which codes for MIPKFILIPVFIFVLVLPAFAETSIKAEVDKRSLTTDELLTYKISIVSSEKKLPPLTLPKLEGFEIVSSAQSTTMSYAKEVHTFIAITVILVPTATGKIKILPSSIVVHGKTYSTESFEIEVLPGKTKPAVPKKEKSDFPLPSEQGSEKPKVTL